One window of the Desulfobotulus mexicanus genome contains the following:
- a CDS encoding isoprenyl transferase encodes MNSELPEGFSAESIPVHVAIIMDGNGRWAKKRLMNRVKGHEKGSETVRNVVRTSREMGISYLSLYAFSTENWDRPKSEVATLMSLLRRFLASEREEMLENNIRLNAIGELDRLPDKVRSDLENIMVETAGNTGMVLTLCLSYGARDELTAAMRAVAIKVGQGLLNPESLSQEDLAGHLYTAGMPDPDLLIRTSGEMRLSNFMLWQLAYTEFVFSPTLWPDFSEQEYLEILKGYQERDRRFGKVKDA; translated from the coding sequence TTGAATTCTGAACTGCCTGAGGGTTTTTCCGCTGAATCCATTCCTGTCCATGTGGCCATTATCATGGATGGGAATGGACGATGGGCTAAAAAACGGCTTATGAATCGTGTAAAGGGCCATGAAAAGGGCTCTGAAACCGTTCGTAATGTGGTGCGTACCAGCCGGGAAATGGGAATTTCCTACCTGAGTCTTTATGCCTTTTCCACGGAAAACTGGGATCGGCCCAAAAGCGAAGTGGCAACCCTTATGTCCCTGCTTCGCCGTTTTCTGGCTTCCGAACGTGAGGAGATGCTGGAAAATAATATCCGTCTCAATGCCATCGGAGAGCTGGACAGGCTTCCCGATAAGGTAAGGTCGGATCTTGAAAATATCATGGTGGAAACGGCAGGGAACACTGGCATGGTGCTGACCCTCTGTTTGAGCTATGGTGCCAGGGATGAGCTGACAGCGGCCATGCGTGCCGTGGCCATCAAGGTAGGGCAGGGCCTCTTGAACCCGGAAAGCCTTTCCCAGGAAGATCTTGCCGGCCACCTGTATACGGCGGGAATGCCGGACCCGGATCTTCTGATCCGCACCAGTGGTGAGATGCGCCTTTCCAATTTCATGCTCTGGCAGTTGGCTTATACGGAGTTTGTTTTTTCGCCGACCCTCTGGCCGGATTTTTCTGAGCAGGAATATCTGGAAATACTCAAAGGGTATCAGGAACGGGACCGGCGTTTCGGTAAAGTAAAAGATGCCTGA